In a genomic window of Gossypium arboreum isolate Shixiya-1 chromosome 9, ASM2569848v2, whole genome shotgun sequence:
- the LOC108459274 gene encoding uncharacterized mitochondrial protein AtMg00810-like, with the protein MTDLGLITYFLSMEVNRNEHDIFISQQAFGLKVLSKICMTNCKPVSTLVAQGEKLASNSDHERVDEKGYRSLVGCLLYLIATMPDIMYAVSLLSRFMHYCNVAHFKAAKRVLRYVKGTLNYGMKFVKAEELKLIGYSDSD; encoded by the coding sequence ATGACTGATCTAGGCTTGATAACTTACTTTCTTAGCATGGAAGTGAATCGGAACGAGCATGACATTTTTATAAGCCAACAAGCATTTGGATTGAAGGTCTTAAGCAAGATTTGCATGACAAATTGCAAACCTGTTAGTACTCTTGTGGCACAAGGAGAAAAACTTGCTAGCAACAGTGACCATGAACGAGTGGATGAGAAGGGCTACAGAAGTCTTGTAGGTTGTCTGCTCTATTTGATAGCAACAATGCCAGACATCATGTATGCAGTCAGCCTTCTATCAAGGTTCATGCATTACTGCAATGTTGCTCACTTCAAGGCCGCTAAAAGAGTTTTAAGATATGTTAAAGGAACCTTAAACTATGGGATGAAGTTTGTGAAGGCTGAGGAGCTAAAACTGATTGGCTATTCAGATAGTGACTAG